Proteins encoded together in one Planctomyces sp. SH-PL14 window:
- a CDS encoding aminotransferase class I/II-fold pyridoxal phosphate-dependent enzyme, protein MRNENEIPVADNPFGIPVAERMKRLPPYLFAKINKVKYQKRVAGIDVIDLGMGNPTDPPDQMVQDKLAEALADPKNHRYSVANGIKNLRVEVAKRYWKRYGVQLNPDDEIIATIGSKEGFSHMCLALMGPGDTAIVPSPTFPIHTYAVILASGNAIHLDVRKPDVFLQNIAYTCEHLYPKPKLVIANFPHNPSSTCIEKDFWVELVKLAKKYGFLVLSDFAYADICYDGYLAPSFLSVPGALDVGVEFTTMSKSYSMAGWRVGFCCGNKEMVRALATIKGYYDYGIFQAIQIAAIVAMRHTDASVDALAQEYEKRRDVLCDGLERLGWEIDRPKAGMFVWAKIPEPFAKMGSIDFAMKLLEEGGVAVSPGRGFGEEGEGYLRLAIVENSQRLRQAVREIGRCTRPEAAKAS, encoded by the coding sequence ATGCGCAACGAAAACGAGATCCCCGTCGCCGACAACCCGTTCGGCATTCCCGTCGCCGAGCGGATGAAGCGGCTTCCCCCGTACCTCTTCGCCAAGATCAACAAGGTCAAGTACCAGAAGCGCGTCGCAGGAATCGACGTCATCGACCTCGGCATGGGGAACCCGACCGATCCGCCGGACCAGATGGTCCAGGACAAGCTCGCCGAAGCCCTCGCCGACCCCAAGAACCACCGCTACTCCGTCGCCAACGGGATCAAGAACCTCCGCGTCGAAGTCGCCAAGCGGTACTGGAAGCGGTACGGCGTCCAGCTCAACCCGGACGACGAGATCATCGCGACGATCGGCTCGAAGGAGGGCTTCAGCCATATGTGCCTGGCCCTCATGGGCCCGGGCGACACGGCGATCGTCCCCTCTCCGACCTTCCCGATCCACACCTACGCGGTGATCCTGGCGAGCGGGAACGCGATCCACCTCGACGTCCGCAAGCCGGACGTGTTCCTCCAGAACATCGCCTACACCTGCGAGCACCTGTACCCGAAGCCGAAGCTGGTCATCGCCAACTTCCCGCACAATCCTTCCTCCACCTGCATCGAGAAGGACTTCTGGGTGGAGCTCGTGAAGCTCGCCAAGAAGTACGGGTTCCTCGTCCTGAGCGACTTCGCCTACGCCGACATCTGTTATGACGGCTACCTGGCCCCGAGCTTCCTCTCGGTCCCGGGGGCCCTCGACGTCGGGGTCGAGTTCACGACGATGAGCAAGAGCTACAGCATGGCAGGCTGGCGGGTCGGGTTCTGCTGCGGCAACAAGGAGATGGTCCGGGCTCTCGCGACCATCAAGGGGTACTACGACTACGGCATCTTCCAGGCGATCCAGATCGCGGCGATCGTGGCCATGCGGCACACCGACGCCTCGGTCGACGCCCTGGCTCAGGAATACGAGAAGCGCCGCGACGTCCTGTGCGACGGCCTGGAGCGTCTCGGCTGGGAAATCGACCGCCCGAAGGCCGGGATGTTCGTCTGGGCGAAGATCCCCGAGCCGTTCGCCAAGATGGGCTCGATCGACTTCGCGATGAAGCTCCTTGAAGAAGGGGGCGTGGCGGTCAGCCCCGGCCGCGGCTTCGGAGAAGAGGGAGAAGGCTACCTCCGGCTGGCGATCGTCGAGAACTCGCAGCGGCTGCGGCAGGCGGTCCGTGAGATCGGCCGTTGCACCCGCCCGGAAGCGGCCAAGGCGTCATGA